The proteins below are encoded in one region of Synergistaceae bacterium:
- a CDS encoding manganese efflux pump MntP family protein produces MLESVLSAVSLSMDAFAAALCVGACTLEATRGTALRMGMACGIFQFFMPLGGWFLVVWCTGSMASVEHFDHWVAFVLLAFVGGNMIRGAFAPPEKCDTSDPTRSVTLLILALATSIDALVVGAGLSLVRKPVLFLAVCAGCITAVLCFAGVKVGRSVGTASGKRMEFVGGVLLVLIGFNILRTHLWS; encoded by the coding sequence GTGCTGGAGTCCGTTCTTTCGGCGGTTTCGTTGTCCATGGACGCTTTTGCGGCGGCGCTCTGTGTGGGGGCCTGTACACTTGAAGCCACGAGAGGGACCGCTCTGCGTATGGGAATGGCCTGTGGAATTTTTCAGTTTTTCATGCCGCTGGGCGGATGGTTTTTGGTGGTCTGGTGCACCGGCTCCATGGCTTCCGTGGAACATTTCGATCACTGGGTGGCTTTTGTCCTTCTGGCCTTTGTGGGGGGGAATATGATTCGCGGCGCCTTCGCTCCGCCGGAAAAGTGCGATACTTCGGACCCAACGCGATCTGTGACGCTTTTGATACTGGCGCTGGCGACGTCAATCGACGCGCTGGTGGTGGGCGCCGGACTTTCTCTCGTCCGAAAACCCGTTCTGTTTCTGGCCGTCTGCGCCGGGTGTATCACGGCGGTCCTCTGCTTCGCGGGAGTGAAGGTTGGACGTTCCGTCGGGACGGCCTCGGGCAAACGGATGGAATTCGTGGGAGGAGTTTTGCTTGTCCTGATCGGCTTCAATATCCTTCGGACGCACCTTTGGAGCTGA